A genomic region of Oenanthe melanoleuca isolate GR-GAL-2019-014 chromosome 25, OMel1.0, whole genome shotgun sequence contains the following coding sequences:
- the LOC130263090 gene encoding olfactory receptor 14C36-like — MSNSSSISHFLLLALADTRQLQLLHFCLFLGISLAALLGNSLIISAVACGHHLHTPMFFFLLNLALTDLGCICTTVPKAMHNSLWDTRTISYAGCAAQVFLIFFFLGSEYFLLIIMCYDRYVSICKPLHYGTLLGSRACAHMAAAAWASAFLYSLLHTANTFSLPLCHGNALGQFFCEIPHILKLACSNSYLRELGLLVFSISLGFGCFVFIVFSYVQIFRAVLRIPSEQGRHKAFSTCLPHLVVLSLFLSTAFFAYLKPPSISSPSLDLALSVLYSVVPPALNPLIYSLRNQELKDALRKLVTLYFQKR, encoded by the coding sequence atgtccaacagcagctccatcagccacttcctcctgctggcactggcagacacgcggcagctgcagctcctgcacttctgcctcttcctgggcatctccctggctgccctcctgggcaacagcctcatcatcagcgccgtagcctgcggccaccacctgcacacccccatgttcttcttcctgctcaacctggccctcactgacctgggctgcatctgcaccactgtccccaaagccatgcacaattccctctgggacaccaggacaaTCTCCtatgcaggatgtgctgctcaggtctttctgattttcttcttccttggatcagagtatttcctcctgatcatcatgtgctacgaccgctacgtgtccatctgcaaacccctgcactacgggaccctcctgggcagcagagcttgtgcccacatggcagcagctgcctgggccagtgcctTTCTCTattcactgctgcacacagccaatacattttccctgcccctgtgccatggcaatgccctgggccagttcttctgtgaaatcccacacatcctcaagcTCGCCTGCTCAAATTCCTACCTCAGGGAACTTGGGCTTCTtgtgttttccatctctttgggatttggctgttttgtgttcattgttttctcctatgtgcagatcttcagggctgtgctgaggatcccctctgagcagggacggcacaaagccttttccacctgcctccctcacctggtcgtgctctccctgttcctcagcacagcattctttgcctacctgaagcccccctccatctcctctccatccctggaccttgcactgtcagttctgtactcggtggtgcctccagccctgaaccccctcatctacagcctgaggaaccaggagctcaaggaTGCCCTGAGAAAATTGGTGACTCTGTATTTTCAGAAGCGTTAA
- the LOC130263067 gene encoding olfactory receptor 14C36-like encodes MSNSSSISHFLLLALADTRQLQLLHFCLFLGISLAALLGNGLIISAVACGHHLHTPMFFFLLNLALTDLGCICTTVPKAMHNSLWNTRTISYAGCAAQVFMLIFFLGSEYFLLTMMCYDRYVSICKPLHYGTLLGSRACAHMAAAAWASGFLYSLLHTANTFSLPLCHGNALGQFFCEIPHILKLSCSNSYLRELGLLVFSISLGFGCFVFIVFSYVQIFRAVLRIPSEQGRHKAFSTCLPHLVVLSLFLSTAFFAYLKPPSISSPSLDLALSVLYSVVPPALNPLIYSLRNQELKDALRKLVTLYFQKR; translated from the coding sequence atgtccaacagcagctccatcagccacttcctcctgctggcactggcagacacgcggcagctgcagctcctgcacttctgcctcttcctgggcatctccctggctgccctcctgggcaacggcctcatcatcagcgccgtagcctgcggccaccacctgcacacccccatgttcttcttcctgctcaacctggccctcactgacctgggctgcatctgcaccactgtgcccaaagccatgcacaattccctctggaatACCAGGACAATCTCCtatgcaggatgtgctgcacaggtcTTTATGCTTATCTTCTTCCTTGGATCAGAGTATTTCCTCCTGACCAtgatgtgctacgaccgctacgtgtccatctgcaaacccctgcactacgggaccctcctgggcagcagagcttgtgcccacatggcagcagctgcctgggccagtggctttctctattcactgctgcacacagccaatacattttccctgcccctgtgccatggcaatgccctgggccagttcttctgtgaaatcccacacatcctcaagctctcctgctcaaaTTCCTACCTCAGGGAACTTGGGCTTCTtgtgttttccatctctttgggatttggctgttttgtgttcattgttttctcctatgtgcagatcttcagggctgtgctgaggatcccctctgagcagggacggcacaaagccttttccacctgcctccctcacctggtcgtgctctccctgttcctcagcacagcattctttgcctacctgaagcccccctccatctcctctccatccctggaccttgcactgtcagttctgtactcggtggtgcctccagccctgaaccccctcatctacagcctgaggaaccaggagctcaaggaTGCCCTGAGAAAATTGGTGACTCTGTATTTTCAGAAGCGTTAA